Proteins encoded in a region of the Salvelinus fontinalis isolate EN_2023a chromosome 17, ASM2944872v1, whole genome shotgun sequence genome:
- the retreg1 gene encoding reticulophagy regulator 1 isoform X3 produces MSPEDRGAGMSWEIIDAEQDSRSGAGLQVTDSWTSFKLFLQETSSFKQQNPGKFCLLVCSLCTFLAVLGRYIPGALILYVLVLGVFLWPLMSAHDCGLWMKPVLQKLDFGLERFLQNIRENHEKRLLLAQADRESIEADLSSLFPKLDSTVCKEMSISDTEASDVTWTDNGTFNLSEGHTPQTENSDDLDREELFIGGLPEFPSLDNGTNGEDDDDLSIGLPTPPIHPPQHSRSKGGSEPPLQGDPSTQAMEFVHKMAGNVIAAAATAVIQERLEAAIGSIITTDPHPRSLLYPNPTTLLPLDLAEESSSDSDVEEFELLDQSELEQLEGELGLGASAAVAAKEPKKSLSSSSGFFSKLLGRH; encoded by the exons CTGGGAGATCATTGATGCGGAACAGGACAGCAGATCTGGAGCTGGGCTACAGGTCACAGACTCCTGGACGAGCTTCAAGCTCTTTCTGCAGGAGACCTCCTCCTTCAAGCAGCAGAATCCAGGCAAG TTTTGCTTGCTGGTCTGCAGTTTGTGCACCTTTTTGGCTGTCTTAGGACGCTACATTCCAGGTGCTCTCATCTTATATGTTTTAG TGCTGGGCGTCTTCCTGTGGCCACTGATGTCAGCGCATGACTGTGGGTTGTGGATGAAGCCAGTTCTGCAGAAGCTGGACTTCGGACTGGAAAGATTCCTTCAGAATATCAGAGAGAATCATG AAAAGAGACTCCTTCTGGCACAAGCTGACCGGGAGAGTATTGAAGCCGATCTGTCCTCCCTTTTCCCCAAG TTGGACTCCACAGTTTGTAAGGAGATGTCTATATCGGATACAGAGGCCTCTGATGTGACGTGGACAGACAACGGAACATTTAACCTGTCTGAGGGACATACGCCCCAGACTGAGAACTCAGATG ACCTAGACAGAGAAGAACTATTCATAGGGGGCCTCCCGGAATTCCCCTCCTTGGACAACGGCACCAATGGGGAGGACGATGACGACCTGAGCATCGGCCTACCCACCCCCCCTATCCACCCACCCCAGCACAGCAGATCCAAGGGGGGGTCCGAGCCCCCCCTCCAGGGGGACCCTTCCACCCAGGCCATGGAgtttgtccacaagatggcaggcAATGTCATTGCAGCCGCCGCCACTGCTGTCATTCAGGAGAGGCTGGAGGCCGCCATCGGTAGCATCATAACCACAGACCCCCACCCCAGGTCCCTGCTGTACCCCAACCCCACAACACTGCTGCCCCTGGACCTGGCAGAGGAGTCGTCATCGGACAGCGATGTGGAGGAATTTGAGCTGCTGGACCAGTCCGAGCTGGAGCAGCTGGAAGGGGAGCTGGGCCTTGGGGCGAGCGCAGCAGTGGCGGCCAAAGAGCCCAAAAAATCATTGTCTTCTTCCAGTGGCTTCTTTTCAAAACTCCTGGGCCGCCATTga
- the znf622 gene encoding cytoplasmic 60S subunit biogenesis factor ZNF622 isoform X2: protein MNSPINYDDEPATTKVHATTMSSYTCISCRVAFADGEVQRAHYKTDWHRYNLKRKVAVMPPVTAENFQERVLAQRVATEQQVTGATVSEGCPTCNKKFSSSNAYQNHLQSHKHQQLEKQALLAAQRKVEMMNEKNLEKGLGDDGKVDHNAKNEALQQALKPPQRPNPENAQASEVEGPAANKAKPEKPPRLQWFEGQAKKMEGEELATAEEEWEDVDGDNDMDDDDFEEDADETMEHEEGDGAASASPHPAVLPGAIPPTDCLFCPHHSHSLLKNLAHMTKVHSFFLPDLEFLINLKGLICYLGEKVGAGKVCLWCNEKGRSFYSTEAVQGHMTDKSHCKLFTDGDASLEFADFYDFRTSYPDQKEGDDAEMEDEELPDGKTIDYDDDTLELTLPSGAKIGHRSLMRYYKQRFGAPRTVALAHNRNAVGRVLRQYKALGWGGDMGKNSFHQNQKDMKFVQKMKSRWMLKIGMGNNSNKQTHFRLQVMF from the exons ATGAATTCCCCGATTAATTACGACGACGAACCTGCCACCACAAAAGTTCATG CCACCACCATGTCCTCGTACACCTGCATCAGCTGTCGTGTGGCCTTCGCAGATGGTGAGGTCCAGCGAGCCCACTACAAAACCGACTGGCACCGTTACAACCTGAAACGCAAAGTTGCCGTCATGCCCCCTGTGACTGCAGAGAACTTCCAGGAGCGTGTGTTGGCGCAACGGGTCGCCACCGAACAACAGGTGACTGGCGCCACTGTCAGCGAGGGCTGCCCCACGTGCAACAAGAAGTTCTCCAGCTCCAATGCCTACCAGAACCACCTGCAGTCCCACAAGCACCAGCAGTTAGAGAAGCAGGCCCTGCTGGCAGCCCAGAGGAAAGTGGAGATGATGAATGAGAAAAACCTGGAGAAGGGCCTCGGGGATGACGGCAAGGTGGACCACAATGCCAAGAACGAAGCGCTGCAGCAGGCCCTAAAGCCGCCACAACGGCCCAATCCGGAAAATGCCCAGGCTTCAGAAGTGGAGGGGCCAGCAGCGAATAAGGCCAAGCCGGAGAAACCGCCCAGGCTGCAATGGTTTGAGGGGCAAGCtaagaagatggagggagaggaattGGCCACAGCAGAGGAAG AGTGGGAGGACGTAGATGGCGACAATGACATGGATGATGATGACTTCGAGGAAGATGCTGACGAAACCATGGAGCACGAGGAAGGGGATGGTGCTGCTTCGGCCTCTCCCCACCCCGCCGTTCTACCAGGGGCCATCCCCCCCACAGACTGTTTGTTCTGCCCCCACCACTCTCACTCACTCCTCAAAAACCTGGCTCACATGACAAAAGTGCACAGCTTCTTCCTGCCTGACCTGGAATTTCTAATCAACCTCAAGGGACTAATTTGCTACCTGG GAGAGAAAGTGGGCGCTGGTAAGGTGTGTTTGTGGTGTAATGAGAAAGGCCGCTCCTTTTACTCCACTGAGGCAGTACAGGGCCACATGACCGACAAAAGCCACTGCAAGCTCTTCACCGACGGAGACGCGTCGCTAGAGTTTGCCGACTTCTACGACTTCAG GACAAGTTATCCTGACCAGAAAGAGGGAGATGATGCTGAGATGGAGGATGAAGAGTTGCCGGACGGGAAGACCATAGACTACGATGATGATACGCTGGAGCTCACCCTTCCTTCAG GTGCTAAGATCGGCCACCGCTCTCTGATGCGATACTACAAGCAGCGTTTTGGCGCGCCCAGGACTGTGGCGTTGGCACACAACAGGAACGCAGTGGGTCGGGTACTCAGGCAGTACAAGGCCCTGGGCTGGGGCGGAGACATGG GTAAAAACTCTTTCCATCAGAACCAGAAGGACATGAAGTTTGTCCAGAAGATGAAGTCAAGGTGGATGCTGAAGATAGGCATGGGCAACAACTCTAACAAACAGACCCACTTCAGGCTCCAAGTCATGTTCTAG
- the znf622 gene encoding cytoplasmic 60S subunit biogenesis factor ZNF622 isoform X1 has product MNSPINYDDEPATTKVHATTMSSYTCISCRVAFADGEVQRAHYKTDWHRYNLKRKVAVMPPVTAENFQERVLAQRVATEQQVTGATVSEGCPTCNKKFSSSNAYQNHLQSHKHQQLEKQALLAAQRKVEMMNEKNLEKGLGDDGKVDHNAKNEALQQALKPPQRPNPENAQASEVEGPAANKAKPEKPPRLQWFEGQAKKMEGEELATAEEEEWEDVDGDNDMDDDDFEEDADETMEHEEGDGAASASPHPAVLPGAIPPTDCLFCPHHSHSLLKNLAHMTKVHSFFLPDLEFLINLKGLICYLGEKVGAGKVCLWCNEKGRSFYSTEAVQGHMTDKSHCKLFTDGDASLEFADFYDFRTSYPDQKEGDDAEMEDEELPDGKTIDYDDDTLELTLPSGAKIGHRSLMRYYKQRFGAPRTVALAHNRNAVGRVLRQYKALGWGGDMGKNSFHQNQKDMKFVQKMKSRWMLKIGMGNNSNKQTHFRLQVMF; this is encoded by the exons ATGAATTCCCCGATTAATTACGACGACGAACCTGCCACCACAAAAGTTCATG CCACCACCATGTCCTCGTACACCTGCATCAGCTGTCGTGTGGCCTTCGCAGATGGTGAGGTCCAGCGAGCCCACTACAAAACCGACTGGCACCGTTACAACCTGAAACGCAAAGTTGCCGTCATGCCCCCTGTGACTGCAGAGAACTTCCAGGAGCGTGTGTTGGCGCAACGGGTCGCCACCGAACAACAGGTGACTGGCGCCACTGTCAGCGAGGGCTGCCCCACGTGCAACAAGAAGTTCTCCAGCTCCAATGCCTACCAGAACCACCTGCAGTCCCACAAGCACCAGCAGTTAGAGAAGCAGGCCCTGCTGGCAGCCCAGAGGAAAGTGGAGATGATGAATGAGAAAAACCTGGAGAAGGGCCTCGGGGATGACGGCAAGGTGGACCACAATGCCAAGAACGAAGCGCTGCAGCAGGCCCTAAAGCCGCCACAACGGCCCAATCCGGAAAATGCCCAGGCTTCAGAAGTGGAGGGGCCAGCAGCGAATAAGGCCAAGCCGGAGAAACCGCCCAGGCTGCAATGGTTTGAGGGGCAAGCtaagaagatggagggagaggaattGGCCACAGCAGAGGAAG AAGAGTGGGAGGACGTAGATGGCGACAATGACATGGATGATGATGACTTCGAGGAAGATGCTGACGAAACCATGGAGCACGAGGAAGGGGATGGTGCTGCTTCGGCCTCTCCCCACCCCGCCGTTCTACCAGGGGCCATCCCCCCCACAGACTGTTTGTTCTGCCCCCACCACTCTCACTCACTCCTCAAAAACCTGGCTCACATGACAAAAGTGCACAGCTTCTTCCTGCCTGACCTGGAATTTCTAATCAACCTCAAGGGACTAATTTGCTACCTGG GAGAGAAAGTGGGCGCTGGTAAGGTGTGTTTGTGGTGTAATGAGAAAGGCCGCTCCTTTTACTCCACTGAGGCAGTACAGGGCCACATGACCGACAAAAGCCACTGCAAGCTCTTCACCGACGGAGACGCGTCGCTAGAGTTTGCCGACTTCTACGACTTCAG GACAAGTTATCCTGACCAGAAAGAGGGAGATGATGCTGAGATGGAGGATGAAGAGTTGCCGGACGGGAAGACCATAGACTACGATGATGATACGCTGGAGCTCACCCTTCCTTCAG GTGCTAAGATCGGCCACCGCTCTCTGATGCGATACTACAAGCAGCGTTTTGGCGCGCCCAGGACTGTGGCGTTGGCACACAACAGGAACGCAGTGGGTCGGGTACTCAGGCAGTACAAGGCCCTGGGCTGGGGCGGAGACATGG GTAAAAACTCTTTCCATCAGAACCAGAAGGACATGAAGTTTGTCCAGAAGATGAAGTCAAGGTGGATGCTGAAGATAGGCATGGGCAACAACTCTAACAAACAGACCCACTTCAGGCTCCAAGTCATGTTCTAG
- the retreg1 gene encoding reticulophagy regulator 1 isoform X2, producing the protein MPILHHMSNAPTTNEERISERHAGWEIIDAEQDSRSGAGLQVTDSWTSFKLFLQETSSFKQQNPGKFCLLVCSLCTFLAVLGRYIPGALILYVLVLGVFLWPLMSAHDCGLWMKPVLQKLDFGLERFLQNIRENHEKRLLLAQADRESIEADLSSLFPKLDSTVCKEMSISDTEASDVTWTDNGTFNLSEGHTPQTENSDDLDREELFIGGLPEFPSLDNGTNGEDDDDLSIGLPTPPIHPPQHSRSKGGSEPPLQGDPSTQAMEFVHKMAGNVIAAAATAVIQERLEAAIGSIITTDPHPRSLLYPNPTTLLPLDLAEESSSDSDVEEFELLDQSELEQLEGELGLGASAAVAAKEPKKSLSSSSGFFSKLLGRH; encoded by the exons CTGGGAGATCATTGATGCGGAACAGGACAGCAGATCTGGAGCTGGGCTACAGGTCACAGACTCCTGGACGAGCTTCAAGCTCTTTCTGCAGGAGACCTCCTCCTTCAAGCAGCAGAATCCAGGCAAG TTTTGCTTGCTGGTCTGCAGTTTGTGCACCTTTTTGGCTGTCTTAGGACGCTACATTCCAGGTGCTCTCATCTTATATGTTTTAG TGCTGGGCGTCTTCCTGTGGCCACTGATGTCAGCGCATGACTGTGGGTTGTGGATGAAGCCAGTTCTGCAGAAGCTGGACTTCGGACTGGAAAGATTCCTTCAGAATATCAGAGAGAATCATG AAAAGAGACTCCTTCTGGCACAAGCTGACCGGGAGAGTATTGAAGCCGATCTGTCCTCCCTTTTCCCCAAG TTGGACTCCACAGTTTGTAAGGAGATGTCTATATCGGATACAGAGGCCTCTGATGTGACGTGGACAGACAACGGAACATTTAACCTGTCTGAGGGACATACGCCCCAGACTGAGAACTCAGATG ACCTAGACAGAGAAGAACTATTCATAGGGGGCCTCCCGGAATTCCCCTCCTTGGACAACGGCACCAATGGGGAGGACGATGACGACCTGAGCATCGGCCTACCCACCCCCCCTATCCACCCACCCCAGCACAGCAGATCCAAGGGGGGGTCCGAGCCCCCCCTCCAGGGGGACCCTTCCACCCAGGCCATGGAgtttgtccacaagatggcaggcAATGTCATTGCAGCCGCCGCCACTGCTGTCATTCAGGAGAGGCTGGAGGCCGCCATCGGTAGCATCATAACCACAGACCCCCACCCCAGGTCCCTGCTGTACCCCAACCCCACAACACTGCTGCCCCTGGACCTGGCAGAGGAGTCGTCATCGGACAGCGATGTGGAGGAATTTGAGCTGCTGGACCAGTCCGAGCTGGAGCAGCTGGAAGGGGAGCTGGGCCTTGGGGCGAGCGCAGCAGTGGCGGCCAAAGAGCCCAAAAAATCATTGTCTTCTTCCAGTGGCTTCTTTTCAAAACTCCTGGGCCGCCATTga